A genomic stretch from Candidatus Acidiferrales bacterium includes:
- a CDS encoding CPBP family intramembrane glutamic endopeptidase — MAKRIPVYVYCILMAFVFLPLIVKSAYSFFLYHGVDVPASNTRFAILLAEELICLLVAFLLFRKMGYDMSVFGFKLRSGQILWSIGLFLICLLATTLVLSVLVHVLAPNYHHTTSTFSTATKVIAPLVIVLSIVNAYFEEFFLLRLSYHALEGRISAISIGVLTIVIRISYHTYQGVYGMAFVFIFGAIMALYYTKYRSIEAPVIVHALWDILAFVRYM; from the coding sequence ATGGCAAAACGTATACCTGTTTATGTCTATTGCATTTTGATGGCCTTTGTATTCCTACCGCTTATAGTGAAGAGTGCCTATTCGTTCTTTTTATACCACGGAGTGGACGTTCCTGCCTCGAACACTCGTTTCGCTATTCTACTCGCTGAAGAGCTTATCTGTTTACTTGTAGCGTTCCTGTTGTTTCGAAAAATGGGGTATGATATGTCGGTCTTTGGTTTCAAGTTGAGGTCGGGCCAGATTTTATGGTCGATCGGACTCTTCCTGATTTGCTTATTGGCGACCACCCTGGTCCTTTCGGTTCTCGTTCATGTTCTCGCTCCTAATTATCATCACACGACATCAACTTTCAGCACCGCCACAAAAGTAATCGCGCCTCTGGTTATAGTGTTGTCGATAGTGAACGCGTACTTTGAGGAGTTTTTCTTATTGAGACTTTCGTACCACGCTTTGGAGGGGAGGATCTCCGCCATATCGATTGGTGTCTTAACGATCGTGATCCGAATCTCATACCACACTTATCAGGGCGTCTACGGAATGGCTTTCGTTTTTATCTTCGGCGCGATCATGGCTCTGTACTATACCAAATACAGATCGATAGAAGCCCCGGTGATCGTCCACGCTTTGTGGGATATACTGGCTTTTGTGAGATACATGTGA
- a CDS encoding HNH endonuclease signature motif containing protein translates to MAFSEEEIQKVWNDGKAVAGYDPDVWRKDQCGAWIHRMQYGNRKSDYGWEIDHISPGGPDTKDNLRPLQWQNNLSKSDSRLGCKVTSSGKKNVEIKESED, encoded by the coding sequence ATGGCTTTTTCTGAAGAAGAAATTCAAAAGGTATGGAACGATGGTAAAGCCGTCGCAGGCTATGACCCGGACGTATGGAGAAAAGACCAGTGCGGTGCGTGGATTCATCGCATGCAATACGGAAACAGAAAATCCGATTACGGATGGGAGATTGACCATATATCCCCGGGAGGCCCAGATACGAAAGACAATCTTAGACCCTTACAATGGCAGAACAATTTAAGCAAAAGTGACAGTAGACTAGGATGCAAGGTAACGTCTTCGGGAAAGAAAAATGTTGAGATTAAGGAATCTGAAGATTAA
- a CDS encoding class I SAM-dependent methyltransferase produces MSNSKPDYGFDGNPAALVISLCAVAIVDLLLFLSSSLLIRIAAYIVFAFGLGFLVVTAWHFSYVRFGKLRHRDALLSLVDWKGNETVLDVGTGRGLLLIGAAKRAGKTVGVDIWRKQDMANNAPEGALHNSELEGVRDKIEIRNEDIRKTSFPSGSFDVVLSNLCLHNIKGKEGRDQACREIARVLKPGGTAVISDGGFTKAYRDVFRNEGMEAKIVKARFPHRSLWLHAVVAKKKE; encoded by the coding sequence ATGAGTAATTCAAAACCAGATTACGGCTTTGACGGAAATCCCGCGGCATTGGTTATCTCTCTATGCGCCGTCGCTATCGTCGATCTCCTTTTGTTCTTGTCGTCTTCACTCCTCATCAGGATCGCCGCGTATATAGTATTCGCATTTGGATTGGGGTTTCTCGTCGTTACGGCGTGGCATTTTTCGTATGTCAGGTTCGGGAAGCTGAGGCACCGTGATGCCCTCCTGTCTTTAGTGGATTGGAAGGGGAACGAGACGGTACTCGATGTCGGGACAGGACGCGGCCTCCTCCTCATCGGCGCGGCAAAGAGGGCCGGGAAGACCGTCGGCGTAGATATCTGGAGAAAGCAGGACATGGCAAACAACGCTCCCGAAGGAGCATTGCACAATTCCGAGCTGGAGGGCGTACGTGACAAAATCGAGATCAGGAACGAAGATATACGGAAGACATCTTTCCCATCCGGATCCTTCGACGTGGTTCTTTCAAACCTCTGTCTGCATAACATTAAGGGTAAGGAAGGAAGGGATCAGGCATGCAGGGAGATCGCGCGGGTCTTGAAGCCCGGCGGGACTGCAGTCATATCCGATGGAGGTTTCACAAAAGCGTACCGCGATGTATTCAGGAATGAGGGGATGGAGGCGAAGATCGTGAAGGCAAGGTTCCCGCACAGGTCGCTGTGGCTTCATGCGGTAGTCGCAAAGAAAAAAGAATGA
- a CDS encoding DEAD/DEAH box helicase family protein: MKLQFDSHQDFQIQAIQSVVDIFEGQPLNTGDYEFSLQQGDTSLAFTENGVGNAIRLTEQEILKNVHSIQKRNGIEESSELKGLNFSVEMETGTGKTYVYLRTIYELNKTYGFKKFIIVVPSIAIREGVLKNLQITYGHFQSLYNRAPLTYTVYGSKNVSALRGFALSNTIQVLVINIDSFAKDENIINKPNDKLTGKRPIEFIQYTNPIVIVDEPQNMETDLRKEAIANLKPSCTLRYSATHRDVYNLVYKLSPVKAYDLGLVKQIEVDSVVSEDSFNQAFVKLEGIKTQKKRPPRAKLSFDYEGAESVLRKSAYLDNGDNLYDLSNKREMYRDGYIVNSIDADEGFVEFSGGLRISLGETTGGLRDDIMKVQIRKTVEEHFRKEAVLRPKGIKVLSLLFIDKVNNYRLYEDGKKGDGKFAVWFEEIFKEYAGKPEFRGVIPFGAAQVHNGYFAQDKKGLMKDSREGKTSETDTEAYELIMKDKEKLLEINEPLRFIFSHSALREGWDNPNVFQLCTLNETTSELKKRQEIGRGLRLAVNSDGNRVFEKAVNRLTVIANESYEQFAKKLQKEIEDETGEKFEGRIKNKNEKKKVTLRKGYDADPKFIELWERIRQKTTYRVEYLTDELTRKAAKRVSKMCEILAPRIVAQRTKLVMEKSGVTGEGKSIEFHAPEYGTVAIPDIVGYIEQRTHLTRSTIMEILRQSGRLLDCLKNPQLFLESTVHEIKTELEATMVDGVKYQKIENEYYEMHQFQTDEIEEYLSNLYGVKNKEKTIFDNIEIDSLSETERKFANACDTSDDVEFFLKLPRWFEIETPVGKYRPDWALMLKKEKRLYFVAETKSTLDKSKRLESENQKIECGKKHFAELKEVYFTEATKLEDVEREASQIK, encoded by the coding sequence ATGAAACTCCAATTCGACTCACATCAAGACTTCCAGATACAGGCTATCCAATCCGTAGTGGACATTTTTGAAGGACAGCCGCTTAACACTGGCGACTATGAATTCTCGCTTCAGCAGGGAGACACAAGTCTTGCATTCACAGAAAACGGTGTCGGGAATGCAATCAGATTGACGGAGCAGGAAATACTTAAGAATGTCCACTCTATTCAGAAACGAAATGGAATAGAAGAATCCTCCGAATTGAAAGGCCTCAACTTCTCAGTCGAGATGGAAACTGGTACAGGGAAGACATATGTTTATCTTCGCACCATATACGAGCTCAACAAAACTTACGGCTTCAAGAAATTCATTATTGTCGTGCCAAGCATTGCGATTCGCGAAGGAGTTCTCAAGAATCTCCAGATAACATACGGCCACTTTCAAAGCCTTTACAACCGCGCCCCTTTGACATACACCGTCTATGGCTCGAAGAATGTCTCAGCTCTGCGTGGCTTTGCTTTAAGTAACACGATCCAGGTGCTCGTCATCAATATTGACTCCTTTGCTAAGGATGAGAATATCATCAACAAGCCGAACGACAAGCTCACGGGAAAGCGGCCGATAGAATTCATTCAATACACAAATCCGATTGTCATCGTGGATGAGCCGCAGAACATGGAAACCGATCTTCGGAAGGAGGCAATTGCTAACCTAAAGCCATCATGCACTCTCCGATATTCCGCAACGCATCGGGATGTTTATAATCTTGTCTATAAACTGAGTCCTGTCAAAGCTTATGACCTTGGATTGGTAAAGCAGATCGAAGTCGATTCGGTAGTCAGCGAGGACAGTTTCAACCAGGCATTTGTGAAGCTTGAAGGGATAAAGACGCAGAAGAAAAGACCTCCGAGAGCAAAGCTCTCATTTGATTATGAAGGCGCAGAATCGGTCTTGAGGAAGTCCGCCTATCTCGATAATGGCGATAACCTGTATGACCTATCGAACAAAAGAGAGATGTACCGTGATGGGTATATAGTAAACTCAATAGATGCCGATGAGGGCTTTGTCGAATTTTCGGGAGGGTTAAGAATAAGTCTTGGAGAGACTACGGGCGGCCTTCGGGACGACATAATGAAAGTCCAGATAAGAAAGACGGTCGAGGAACATTTCCGAAAGGAAGCAGTCCTGAGGCCAAAAGGCATCAAGGTTTTATCTCTCCTGTTCATAGACAAAGTAAATAACTACCGCCTCTATGAAGATGGCAAGAAGGGAGACGGAAAGTTCGCTGTCTGGTTTGAAGAAATCTTCAAAGAGTACGCAGGCAAACCTGAGTTTAGAGGAGTGATACCATTCGGCGCTGCTCAGGTCCACAACGGCTACTTTGCCCAGGACAAGAAAGGCTTGATGAAAGATTCCCGCGAGGGGAAAACTTCTGAAACCGATACCGAGGCTTACGAACTCATCATGAAAGACAAGGAGAAGCTCCTTGAAATTAATGAGCCTCTCCGGTTTATCTTCAGCCATTCAGCCTTGCGCGAAGGCTGGGACAATCCCAATGTCTTCCAGCTTTGCACACTGAACGAGACCACCTCCGAGCTAAAGAAGCGGCAGGAGATTGGACGGGGGCTCAGGCTTGCTGTCAACTCCGACGGAAACAGGGTGTTTGAGAAGGCGGTAAACAGATTGACCGTAATCGCGAATGAGAGCTACGAGCAATTTGCAAAAAAGCTCCAGAAAGAAATCGAAGACGAGACGGGAGAGAAGTTCGAAGGAAGGATAAAGAACAAGAATGAAAAGAAGAAAGTCACTCTGCGGAAAGGGTACGACGCAGATCCGAAATTCATTGAGCTTTGGGAACGCATAAGACAGAAGACAACGTACCGCGTCGAATACCTAACCGACGAACTGACTCGCAAGGCTGCGAAGCGGGTTAGCAAGATGTGTGAGATTCTTGCGCCTCGAATCGTTGCCCAGCGAACCAAGCTTGTCATGGAAAAATCAGGCGTCACTGGTGAAGGGAAGTCGATTGAGTTTCATGCTCCGGAATACGGCACAGTGGCAATCCCCGATATTGTCGGCTACATCGAGCAAAGAACGCATCTTACGCGTTCTACCATAATGGAAATCCTACGCCAATCGGGAAGGCTCCTTGATTGCCTGAAGAATCCGCAGTTGTTTCTTGAAAGTACAGTGCACGAGATAAAGACTGAACTGGAAGCAACTATGGTCGATGGTGTCAAATACCAAAAGATAGAGAACGAGTATTACGAGATGCACCAGTTCCAGACTGACGAGATAGAAGAGTATCTATCAAATCTTTACGGTGTCAAGAACAAAGAGAAGACTATCTTCGACAACATAGAGATAGATTCGCTGTCGGAGACAGAGCGCAAATTTGCCAACGCTTGTGATACCAGCGATGACGTAGAGTTTTTCTTGAAGCTCCCGCGGTGGTTTGAGATAGAAACTCCGGTTGGGAAATACAGACCCGATTGGGCTTTGATGCTGAAGAAAGAAAAGCGGCTTTACTTCGTGGCGGAAACGAAATCGACCCTCGATAAATCCAAGCGCCTCGAAAGCGAGAACCAGAAGATCGAATGCGGGAAGAAGCACTTTGCAGAGCTCAAGGAAGTTTATTTCACAGAGGCGACAAAGCTTGAAGATGTGGAAAGGGAAGCAAGCCAAATAAAGTGA
- a CDS encoding cation transporter, whose translation MNDNSERLYRTAFRLAIFTIAYNLAEGLVAIFFGQRDGSLTLFGFGIDSFIEVISGLGIAHMVSRIRRDPESSKDKFEKTALTITGISFYVLVFGLLATSIYKLLTGERPGTTFAGVVLSLISIGVMLALMYSKLTVGKALDSDAIIADAQCTRVCVYMSVVLLVASGIYELTKVGYVDILGSLALAYFSFNEGRESLEKARNDKSCACEDP comes from the coding sequence ATGAACGATAATTCAGAGAGACTCTATAGAACCGCATTCAGGCTGGCCATCTTCACCATAGCCTACAACCTTGCCGAAGGGCTTGTCGCTATTTTCTTCGGCCAGAGGGACGGAAGCCTTACTCTTTTCGGCTTCGGCATCGACAGCTTCATCGAGGTAATTTCAGGACTTGGTATTGCTCACATGGTATCGCGTATCCGGCGTGACCCGGAGAGCAGCAAAGATAAATTTGAAAAGACCGCCCTGACAATCACCGGCATTTCATTTTACGTCCTTGTTTTCGGGCTTCTTGCGACGAGTATTTACAAACTGCTTACGGGAGAAAGACCCGGGACAACATTTGCGGGCGTAGTGCTTTCATTAATTTCAATTGGAGTCATGCTTGCCCTCATGTATTCGAAGCTCACGGTGGGAAAGGCGCTGGACTCAGACGCGATAATCGCGGATGCACAGTGTACCAGGGTTTGTGTTTACATGTCCGTAGTCTTGCTTGTTGCGAGCGGCATTTACGAGCTGACGAAAGTCGGTTATGTCGATATCCTCGGTTCGTTGGCGTTAGCCTACTTCTCATTCAACGAGGGACGTGAATCTCTTGAGAAGGCAAGGAATGATAAATCATGCGCTTGTGAGGATCCCTGA
- a CDS encoding AAA family ATPase has translation MKEDSTMEDPEIQGITKISVTGFKSLSSTCEIPVRRLTVLAGANCSGKSSIMQPMLMMKQTLESPYDPGPLLLNGPNVRFTSAGQFFSNMGGNEYAKEMVVAIETDGSYYIKSIFSKGTSGPQLAKMEYGGDGKLFEFKNGMIVDSASYVIPAQLKELAEAFSKERKTTLSWQVQRDRCFFALALTENIEKTVRTVLSAAPLSPSFELQARLRDIIHVPGLRGNPERTYPVTAIGGEFPGRFQDYVASIINMWQSEDNKRLQQLFNDLQVLGLTWKIEAHPLDDVQVELRVGRLVTARRGGAQDLVSIADVGFGVSQTIPVLVALLAARKNQLVYIEEPEIHLHPNAQAALAEIFLRAASRGVRVVVETHSSLFLRKLQALVAERPEYRRLVALHWFDRNKDGYTKVTSAELDQTGAFGEWPSDFDEVSLRVEKEYINAGVRK, from the coding sequence ATGAAAGAAGATTCTACGATGGAAGATCCAGAGATCCAAGGTATAACCAAGATCTCTGTAACCGGATTTAAATCGCTAAGTAGCACTTGCGAAATCCCCGTTAGACGGCTCACCGTCTTGGCAGGAGCAAACTGTTCAGGAAAGTCCAGCATTATGCAACCCATGCTCATGATGAAACAGACCCTTGAGTCTCCATATGACCCGGGACCGCTTTTGCTCAATGGTCCTAACGTTAGGTTCACGTCGGCTGGCCAGTTCTTTAGCAACATGGGCGGAAACGAATACGCCAAGGAAATGGTGGTTGCTATCGAGACAGATGGCAGTTACTACATAAAGTCAATATTTTCAAAAGGCACTTCAGGCCCCCAACTTGCCAAGATGGAATACGGTGGAGATGGCAAGCTATTTGAGTTCAAGAATGGTATGATCGTTGATAGTGCCTCTTACGTAATTCCCGCCCAATTGAAGGAACTTGCAGAGGCGTTTTCCAAGGAAAGGAAAACGACTCTTTCATGGCAAGTCCAACGCGACCGCTGTTTTTTTGCCCTTGCCCTGACGGAAAATATCGAGAAGACGGTGAGGACTGTTTTAAGTGCTGCCCCGCTATCTCCAAGCTTCGAACTCCAAGCACGGCTGCGAGATATCATCCATGTTCCTGGATTGCGCGGAAATCCTGAGAGAACCTATCCTGTAACTGCAATAGGCGGGGAATTCCCAGGGAGATTTCAGGACTACGTGGCGAGCATCATAAATATGTGGCAATCAGAGGACAACAAGAGACTCCAACAACTCTTTAATGACCTTCAGGTCTTGGGTTTGACTTGGAAAATTGAAGCTCACCCCTTAGACGATGTACAAGTGGAGTTGAGGGTAGGTCGGCTCGTCACAGCCAGAAGAGGCGGCGCTCAGGATCTGGTGAGTATTGCGGACGTAGGCTTCGGGGTCTCACAAACAATTCCGGTTTTGGTGGCCCTTCTCGCAGCGCGAAAGAACCAACTTGTCTACATCGAAGAGCCTGAGATTCATCTTCATCCCAATGCGCAAGCGGCGTTGGCTGAGATATTTTTGAGGGCGGCAAGTCGGGGAGTGCGCGTTGTTGTAGAAACCCACAGCAGTCTCTTCCTTCGCAAGCTTCAAGCCCTTGTAGCTGAGCGTCCCGAATACAGAAGACTAGTGGCTCTCCACTGGTTTGACAGAAACAAGGACGGATACACCAAGGTGACTAGTGCAGAGCTCGACCAGACAGGAGCATTCGGCGAATGGCCATCCGACTTCGACGAAGTTTCTCTTCGAGTGGAGAAGGAGTATATCAACGCAGGTGTTCGTAAGTAA
- a CDS encoding site-specific DNA-methyltransferase: MDGKSQNIREQQLSKLKELFPEVVSDGKVDWEKLKLTLGEDTTIDNERYVLNWAGKSDAFRAIQTQTTATLKPQREQSVDFDTTQNIFIEGENLEVLKVLQKSYYGKVKMIYIDPPYNTGNDSFIYPDKFSESKDEYLKRIGDKDEAGYLTKEGFFRKNSKENGQYHSNWLSMMYPRLFLARNLLLDDGVIFVSIDDNEMHNLRLMMNEVFGEENFVAAFVWFGGRKNDSKQVSVSHEYILSYGKSSAAKISSGNVWKEKKEGIDRIYSQYEKLKRKYGKDWSAVSEGLQEWYRGLKPYDPAKEHEHYHWADKEGVYFASDISGPDDGRKNRPRYEVLHPVTKKPVQIPARGWRWEYPRMQEELAADRVHFGPDESSVPNIKVYLRENEYQAPSSVFYRDRRGASADLKGILQEKVFDFPKDAGVIRRLISLVTYTDSIVLDFFAGSGTTAQAVMELNKEDGGNRKFILIQLPEKIDEESDAYKANYKTIADICRVRIRRVSEKINEEIETQRDLFKDKSLDLGFKAFTLEPSTFKVWRTDTIENGDDLKKQMDAFTDPVKTGSDANDMAWEILVKSGYELTTKMEKRTVGNVAIYSIAEGEIALALEKITQKAIAEVVKMKPKNFICLDRLFAGNDQLKTNTALQMKDAGVEFRTI, encoded by the coding sequence ATGGACGGTAAATCTCAAAACATCAGGGAGCAGCAGCTAAGTAAGCTGAAAGAACTTTTCCCGGAAGTTGTTTCGGATGGGAAGGTGGATTGGGAAAAGCTCAAGCTAACCTTGGGCGAAGACACAACAATCGACAACGAACGGTACGTTCTCAACTGGGCTGGCAAAAGTGACGCCTTCAGAGCGATCCAGACTCAGACCACCGCAACGCTGAAGCCGCAGCGCGAACAGTCGGTTGATTTTGACACGACGCAAAATATCTTCATCGAAGGCGAAAACCTTGAAGTGCTGAAAGTGCTACAGAAGTCGTACTATGGGAAGGTGAAGATGATCTACATCGACCCGCCATACAACACGGGCAACGACAGCTTCATTTATCCCGACAAGTTCAGCGAGAGCAAAGATGAATACCTGAAGCGCATCGGCGACAAAGATGAGGCGGGTTACCTGACGAAGGAAGGATTCTTCAGAAAGAACAGCAAAGAGAACGGGCAGTACCATTCCAACTGGCTATCCATGATGTACCCGCGGCTCTTCCTCGCGAGGAATCTTCTGCTCGACGACGGTGTGATATTCGTTTCGATTGACGACAACGAGATGCACAACCTGCGGCTAATGATGAATGAGGTTTTTGGAGAAGAGAATTTTGTGGCCGCGTTTGTCTGGTTTGGAGGGAGGAAAAACGATTCGAAGCAGGTTAGTGTAAGCCATGAATATATTTTGTCTTATGGCAAGTCGTCAGCGGCTAAAATTTCATCTGGGAATGTATGGAAAGAAAAAAAGGAAGGTATAGATCGGATTTATTCTCAGTATGAGAAATTGAAGAGGAAATATGGCAAAGATTGGTCTGCTGTCAGCGAAGGTTTACAAGAATGGTATCGCGGCCTTAAGCCATATGATCCTGCAAAAGAACATGAACACTACCACTGGGCGGATAAAGAAGGTGTCTATTTTGCGAGTGATATATCCGGCCCAGACGATGGAAGGAAAAATCGACCAAGGTATGAAGTCCTCCACCCAGTGACCAAGAAGCCCGTTCAAATCCCAGCAAGAGGATGGAGATGGGAATATCCAAGGATGCAAGAAGAGTTAGCCGCTGATCGCGTGCATTTTGGACCCGATGAGTCTTCAGTGCCAAACATTAAAGTCTATTTGCGTGAGAATGAGTATCAAGCACCCAGTAGCGTATTTTATAGAGATAGGAGAGGGGCAAGTGCTGATCTGAAGGGCATCTTGCAGGAAAAAGTTTTCGACTTTCCAAAGGACGCGGGAGTAATTAGACGACTCATTTCGCTCGTGACTTACACAGATAGCATCGTCCTCGACTTCTTTGCCGGCAGTGGCACAACGGCACAAGCTGTCATGGAACTGAACAAGGAAGACGGCGGTAACAGAAAGTTTATCCTGATACAGCTTCCAGAGAAGATTGATGAGGAGTCGGATGCGTACAAAGCGAACTACAAAACGATCGCGGATATTTGCAGAGTGCGTATCCGAAGGGTGAGTGAGAAGATCAATGAAGAAATCGAAACACAGCGTGACCTGTTCAAAGACAAATCCTTGGACCTCGGATTCAAAGCCTTCACGCTTGAGCCGTCGACCTTCAAGGTCTGGCGGACAGATACGATTGAGAACGGCGACGATCTGAAAAAACAGATGGATGCTTTTACTGATCCCGTCAAGACTGGCTCTGACGCCAACGACATGGCGTGGGAGATACTTGTTAAGTCGGGGTATGAGTTGACAACGAAGATGGAGAAGCGAACAGTCGGCAATGTCGCGATCTATTCGATTGCCGAAGGCGAGATTGCGCTTGCGCTTGAAAAGATTACCCAAAAGGCAATAGCTGAGGTCGTCAAAATGAAGCCGAAGAATTTTATTTGCCTCGACCGCCTCTTCGCAGGCAACGATCAGTTAAAGACAAATACCGCGTTGCAGATGAAGGACGCGGGAGTGGAGTTTAGGACGATATGA
- a CDS encoding methyltransferase domain-containing protein has translation MKVSDSGMPDETYWNSLFHIPGIVEWLDIKNAAGPIVEIGCGYGSFTVTVAKETGSEVYSFDIDPQMLAAARNNAERAALTNVHFFLRDVLEEGTGLDSAGSGMVLLFNILHFNERRVLLQEASRILKPSGVAAIIHWRKDIETPRGPRIETRPDKEMILASIGGLDLHFNGDSRILEPYHWGIKLIKEIKRRS, from the coding sequence ATGAAAGTATCCGACAGCGGGATGCCGGATGAGACATACTGGAACAGCCTTTTTCATATTCCCGGAATTGTAGAATGGCTTGATATAAAAAACGCAGCCGGCCCGATCGTGGAGATCGGATGCGGCTACGGATCGTTCACTGTCACCGTTGCAAAGGAAACCGGCAGCGAAGTTTATTCATTCGACATAGACCCACAGATGCTTGCCGCTGCACGGAACAACGCCGAGAGGGCTGCACTCACGAACGTACATTTCTTTCTTCGCGATGTTCTCGAGGAAGGAACCGGGCTCGACTCCGCGGGCTCCGGAATGGTTCTGCTTTTCAACATCTTGCATTTCAACGAACGACGGGTTCTCCTTCAAGAAGCTTCGCGAATCCTCAAACCTTCGGGAGTGGCAGCCATTATCCACTGGCGAAAAGATATCGAGACGCCGCGCGGGCCTCGCATCGAGACGCGGCCTGACAAAGAGATGATTCTCGCCAGTATCGGCGGCCTCGATTTGCATTTCAACGGCGACAGCAGGATTTTAGAACCGTATCACTGGGGAATCAAGCTTATCAAAGAAATAAAACGGCGGTCATGA